A genomic segment from Lentisphaera araneosa HTCC2155 encodes:
- a CDS encoding transposase: MSKKRRYFSAEQKVIAIRKHLLEQTPVSDICDELNITTTLFYRWQKEFFENGSRAFTKDGDSNLKKAEKENSQLKATTSQKNDVIAELVAENLNLKKKRGLI, encoded by the coding sequence ATGTCTAAGAAACGCCGTTATTTTAGTGCAGAACAGAAAGTTATTGCCATTCGTAAACACCTACTTGAGCAAACCCCAGTATCTGATATTTGTGATGAACTGAATATTACAACGACTCTATTTTATCGTTGGCAAAAAGAGTTCTTTGAAAATGGTTCTCGAGCATTCACCAAGGATGGTGATAGTAATTTAAAGAAGGCAGAAAAAGAGAACAGTCAACTCAAGGCGACAACTTCACAGAAAAATGATGTTATAGCTGAACTCGTGGCGGAGAATCTAAACTTAAAAAAGAAACGTGGCCTGATCTAA
- a CDS encoding IS3 family transposase: MYKWHERTQIDLRSMLKSLALHPSKFYQWKKRKGKANQHNGKQPKDFWITEDERRAVIEYYQSHRQEGYRAVTYMMIDENVAYMSSSSVYRILSDAELMRTKATKKSTKGNGFEQPLQAHEHWHTDISYVKINKRFYFFIGVLDGYSRCLLHWEIRESMNEQDAEIVVKRALEKFPEARPRIITDNGSQYTGQEFKKFIACHGLTHVRTSPYYPQSNGKIERFHFTLKNGSIRPLTPLSVEDARRVVDQYVDYYNNTRLHSAIGFIAPKDKLNGKDVSIIQERRRKLADAKIRRLEFFAEAS, from the coding sequence CTGTATAAGTGGCATGAACGGACGCAAATCGACCTGCGCAGCATGCTCAAAAGTTTAGCTCTTCACCCGAGCAAATTCTATCAATGGAAAAAACGAAAAGGTAAGGCCAATCAGCATAATGGTAAACAGCCCAAAGATTTTTGGATTACTGAAGATGAAAGACGTGCTGTCATTGAATATTATCAGTCTCATCGTCAAGAAGGCTACCGAGCAGTGACATATATGATGATTGATGAAAATGTTGCGTATATGAGCTCTTCCTCTGTTTATCGTATTTTATCAGATGCAGAACTCATGCGTACTAAAGCTACAAAGAAATCCACTAAAGGAAATGGATTTGAGCAACCATTACAAGCTCATGAACACTGGCATACAGATATTTCGTATGTGAAGATCAATAAGAGATTCTACTTCTTCATTGGTGTTTTAGATGGTTATAGTCGTTGTTTACTTCACTGGGAAATCAGAGAATCGATGAATGAGCAAGATGCTGAAATAGTTGTAAAACGAGCTTTAGAAAAGTTCCCAGAAGCAAGGCCTAGGATTATTACTGACAATGGTTCTCAGTATACAGGACAGGAATTTAAAAAATTCATTGCCTGTCATGGTCTTACTCATGTTCGAACCTCACCATATTATCCCCAGAGTAATGGAAAAATAGAACGTTTTCATTTTACTTTGAAGAATGGATCTATAAGACCTTTAACGCCTCTGAGTGTAGAAGATGCCAGGAGAGTTGTCGATCAGTATGTTGACTATTACAATAACACACGCCTGCATAGCGCTATTGGTTTCATCGCTCCAAAGGATAAGCTCAATGGGAAGGATGTGAGCATTATACAAGAAAGACGCAGAAAACTTGCTGATGCAAAAATTCGTAGATTAGAATTCTTTGCAGAAGCTTCATAA
- a CDS encoding YcxB family protein: MNSIKYTYKENMVNHYLEVAIPIVHKIFYSKKQHLIISLVQSQFVTLFLLGINVTANPNDPFMIPYIMLGILSFIFFYKTYESSQIKAIKKLTRKQLIKRLGDTIEIQIDEEYIMINKNGQSTRFTSSASSNIVEDSHYLILLLNGEISGSIPKEVLTQEQITEIKYILTKQSKS; this comes from the coding sequence ATGAATAGCATAAAATACACATACAAAGAAAATATGGTAAACCACTACCTTGAAGTAGCTATACCTATTGTTCATAAAATCTTCTATTCAAAAAAACAACACTTGATAATTAGCTTGGTCCAAAGCCAATTTGTAACACTATTCCTATTAGGAATAAATGTAACAGCGAACCCAAATGATCCTTTTATGATTCCATATATAATGTTGGGTATATTAAGTTTCATCTTCTTTTACAAAACTTATGAATCAAGTCAAATTAAAGCAATAAAAAAACTTACTCGAAAACAATTAATAAAGAGACTTGGCGATACTATTGAAATCCAAATTGACGAAGAATATATAATGATCAATAAAAATGGACAGTCAACAAGGTTCACAAGTAGTGCGAGCTCAAATATAGTAGAAGATAGCCATTACTTGATACTATTATTAAATGGAGAAATTTCTGGATCAATACCAAAGGAAGTTCTTACACAAGAACAAATTACAGAAATAAAATATATCTTAACTAAACAATCAAAAAGCTAA
- a CDS encoding GNAT family N-acetyltransferase — protein MIYINLSKKNTKKIISNLMQLYLHDMSEFTNEAPNESGLYVSKYLDLYWTDSDRFPYIILENQKPIGFALVRELDLNSFSIAEFFIIKHARSKGYGITAAKEIFNKHDGLWHVAQIEENIPAQRFWRKVISSYTNGDYEEKWSGSSPKGPLQTFKTKDLTN, from the coding sequence ATGATTTACATTAATTTATCAAAGAAAAATACTAAAAAGATCATATCTAACCTCATGCAATTATACCTTCATGATATGTCTGAATTCACAAACGAGGCTCCTAATGAAAGTGGTTTATATGTAAGTAAGTATCTTGATTTATATTGGACTGATTCAGATCGCTTCCCATATATTATTCTAGAAAACCAAAAACCTATAGGGTTTGCACTTGTTAGAGAACTGGATCTAAACTCATTTTCCATAGCAGAATTTTTCATCATCAAACACGCAAGAAGTAAAGGTTACGGTATAACTGCTGCAAAAGAAATTTTCAATAAACATGATGGTTTGTGGCATGTAGCACAAATTGAAGAAAATATTCCTGCACAAAGATTCTGGAGGAAAGTTATTTCATCATATACTAATGGTGATTATGAAGAAAAGTGGTCAGGCTCTTCTCCTAAAGGCCCTTTACAAACATTTAAAACAAAAGACCTAACAAACTGA
- a CDS encoding tyrosine-type recombinase/integrase codes for MMNDSFQKYYRAMQLELKLQAKAKSTVDNYLRALRRVNDLIASPLDQLKEEELKLYFSELVDTYSWSTVKMDRCALSFFYQYVLKREWKWLEIVRIPRVKSLPDILSQDETLLILSHLEKARYRTCLTAIYSMGLRISEGVRIQTGDICKDRMRLHVRNSKGYKDRLVPLPQVTYQMLRDYWVMHRNPLLLFPRYAGKSRSNSKTTLHMDKGGVQSAFKAALADSGLAKQVSVHSLRHSYATHLVEAGVNLRVIQEILGHSSPATTAIYSHLSKPVIQDSDGMINKLMQRLGALR; via the coding sequence ATGATGAATGATTCATTCCAAAAATATTATAGAGCGATGCAATTGGAGCTTAAGCTCCAAGCTAAGGCAAAGAGTACAGTGGACAACTACTTGCGAGCTTTGCGTCGCGTCAATGATTTGATTGCTTCGCCTCTTGATCAACTTAAAGAAGAGGAGCTCAAGCTCTACTTTTCTGAATTGGTGGATACTTATTCCTGGAGCACGGTGAAGATGGATCGCTGTGCCCTAAGTTTTTTTTATCAATACGTGCTCAAGCGCGAGTGGAAATGGCTCGAAATTGTTCGTATCCCCCGAGTAAAATCCTTACCCGATATCCTCAGCCAAGATGAAACTTTACTGATTTTGTCTCATTTGGAAAAAGCTCGCTATCGAACTTGTCTCACAGCAATTTATTCCATGGGTCTACGCATCAGCGAGGGTGTGAGAATTCAAACAGGCGACATTTGCAAGGATCGCATGCGTTTACATGTGCGCAATTCCAAGGGCTACAAAGACCGTCTCGTTCCCTTGCCCCAAGTGACTTACCAGATGCTAAGGGATTACTGGGTGATGCACCGCAATCCGCTACTGCTATTTCCGCGTTATGCCGGGAAAAGTCGTAGCAATTCCAAAACGACTTTGCACATGGATAAGGGCGGGGTGCAGTCGGCCTTTAAAGCGGCTTTGGCTGATAGTGGCCTCGCCAAACAGGTGTCGGTGCATTCCCTGCGTCATTCCTATGCAACACATTTGGTGGAAGCGGGAGTGAACTTGCGAGTAATTCAAGAAATCCTCGGTCATAGTTCTCCGGCAACCACGGCGATTTACTCTCATTTATCAAAACCCGTGATACAGGACTCCGATGGCATGATCAACAAATTGATGCAGCGCCTAGGAGCTCTGCGATGA
- a CDS encoding IS91 family transposase yields the protein MMDLVELSERYWDELSSTLDQDQRRAFKAMMNCRQQSAGGSYYACTSCGHVHYHCRSCGNRFCSRCQNHRASQWLHRQKQRLLPCPYFMVTFTLSSSLRAIPRWRRKEMFDALFMASSQALKEMCKDRLGGECGMIGVLHTHGRDLCYHPHIHYIVPGLVLNSQEKLLRVIKKNYLVNNKALGALYRGKFLAALTEHKIGFQSSLYAKKWNVDCRSVGQGLHALEYLSRYLMRGVVSEQSLSEKEDKVRLRYKDSQTKRMDSKDFGPVEFLQRLAQHVLPRGFHRVREYGFLAPAAKKKLFLMQNLLEVKIPNDPPPKLPALRCSLCQGIMLPIGRVISEGRLKQESLVSVGARSPPIVSIS from the coding sequence ATGATGGATTTAGTCGAGCTCAGCGAAAGATATTGGGACGAGCTGAGTTCGACACTTGATCAGGATCAGAGACGCGCTTTTAAGGCTATGATGAATTGCCGTCAGCAGAGTGCAGGTGGATCTTACTATGCCTGCACGAGTTGTGGACATGTTCATTATCACTGCCGATCTTGCGGAAACCGCTTCTGCAGCCGTTGCCAAAACCATCGGGCGAGCCAGTGGCTTCATCGACAAAAACAGCGTCTCTTGCCATGTCCTTACTTCATGGTGACCTTTACTCTGTCGAGCTCTTTGCGTGCCATTCCAAGATGGCGACGAAAAGAGATGTTTGATGCCTTGTTCATGGCCTCAAGTCAAGCTCTCAAAGAAATGTGTAAAGATCGTCTTGGTGGTGAATGTGGCATGATTGGCGTTCTGCATACCCATGGGCGAGACTTGTGCTATCATCCTCATATTCACTACATCGTTCCCGGGCTCGTACTCAATAGTCAGGAAAAGCTCTTACGAGTGATCAAGAAAAATTATCTCGTCAACAATAAAGCTTTAGGCGCATTGTATCGTGGTAAATTTCTCGCAGCCTTAACTGAGCACAAAATTGGCTTCCAATCCTCGCTTTATGCAAAAAAGTGGAATGTGGATTGCCGAAGTGTAGGCCAAGGGCTTCATGCCCTCGAATACCTTAGTCGCTACCTCATGCGAGGTGTAGTTTCAGAGCAATCCTTGTCCGAAAAAGAGGATAAAGTTCGACTGCGGTATAAGGATTCGCAGACCAAGCGGATGGACTCCAAAGATTTTGGACCCGTGGAGTTTTTACAGCGCCTCGCTCAGCACGTCTTGCCAAGGGGCTTCCATCGCGTGCGGGAATACGGTTTTCTCGCTCCTGCAGCCAAGAAAAAACTCTTTCTTATGCAGAACTTACTGGAAGTCAAAATTCCCAATGATCCTCCGCCAAAATTACCTGCGCTACGCTGCAGTCTTTGTCAGGGCATTATGCTGCCCATTGGCCGAGTCATTAGTGAAGGACGTCTCAAGCAAGAATCTTTAGTGTCAGTAGGGGCACGCTCGCCGCCTATAGTTTCAATCTCCTAA
- a CDS encoding GNAT family N-acetyltransferase: MKIIKKIEYNITPILHGEITRLKNDCFPEHSKPRSYFKQLPHFRFLAYEDDKLVGHMGVDHRVISVGESIFTIFGVIDLCVSSQYERRGIASKMLCKVSSLATKKGIDFLFLVADNHKLYEKNGFLMISTFLSWLRISDHKNYGVAVERIENELMIKQIGSKAWPDEPVDLLGYLF; this comes from the coding sequence ATGAAAATAATAAAAAAAATAGAATACAATATTACACCTATCTTGCATGGCGAGATAACAAGATTAAAAAATGATTGTTTTCCCGAACACTCAAAACCAAGGTCATACTTCAAACAACTACCTCATTTTAGATTTTTAGCATACGAAGATGATAAATTAGTTGGTCATATGGGGGTCGACCACAGAGTTATATCTGTGGGAGAATCAATTTTTACAATTTTTGGAGTAATCGATTTATGTGTTTCTAGTCAATATGAGAGAAGAGGCATAGCATCTAAAATGTTATGTAAAGTCTCTAGTTTAGCTACCAAAAAGGGAATCGATTTCCTATTTTTAGTTGCAGATAATCATAAATTATACGAGAAAAACGGCTTTTTAATGATTTCAACTTTCTTGAGTTGGTTACGAATTAGCGATCATAAAAATTATGGAGTTGCGGTCGAACGTATTGAAAATGAGCTTATGATAAAACAAATCGGAAGCAAAGCATGGCCAGATGAACCTGTTGATTTACTCGGCTATCTATTCTAA
- a CDS encoding DUF2262 domain-containing protein, which yields MKESLENTYGIFVFNEEDEKYFLKNDKCDYSIYEDFINEYSFDEIEDIIKYVESNLDVIFKSASDKLLNTYNEGWRFDEVYWNGLTISEFYAKYPGDTGNEIEIIETRERLPELNEKEFIKRLYYKSIVFDYNEDDPYEHPVQVYINTVNDLFTEHSITVSLNVNKEIMNVGLA from the coding sequence ATGAAAGAAAGTCTTGAAAATACATATGGAATTTTTGTCTTCAATGAAGAGGACGAAAAGTACTTTTTAAAAAACGATAAATGTGATTATTCAATTTATGAAGACTTTATAAATGAATACTCATTTGATGAAATTGAAGACATAATAAAATATGTAGAAAGTAACTTGGATGTTATTTTTAAAAGTGCATCAGATAAACTTTTAAATACATATAATGAAGGTTGGAGATTTGACGAAGTTTATTGGAATGGATTAACCATTTCAGAATTCTATGCAAAGTACCCTGGAGACACAGGAAACGAAATAGAGATAATAGAAACTCGAGAAAGGTTACCTGAATTAAACGAAAAAGAATTTATTAAAAGGTTATATTACAAAAGTATAGTTTTTGATTACAACGAAGATGATCCATATGAGCACCCAGTACAGGTATATATAAACACGGTCAATGATCTATTTACTGAACACTCAATAACTGTTTCTTTGAATGTAAATAAAGAAATAATGAATGTTGGGTTAGCATAA
- a CDS encoding DUF2262 domain-containing protein: MKQTIETKHGTFKYSKSYKWFETKRPNEDISVSETFIKEYSFEQSTEIIDYILQNKDVIYAKVADEMLDIYNDDWRSVDVFINGIPEYEWTGDQTSLDAEITTKDSPILSKSEFIERLSIFDIAFDHDEDDDFSEPVNIYIKAKGDLFTDHSLIAHMDINKTIKYVGL, encoded by the coding sequence ATGAAACAGACGATAGAAACTAAACACGGTACATTTAAGTACTCAAAAAGCTACAAATGGTTTGAAACCAAAAGACCAAATGAAGATATAAGTGTATCTGAGACATTTATTAAAGAATATTCATTTGAACAATCTACAGAAATCATTGATTATATTCTTCAAAATAAAGATGTCATTTATGCAAAAGTCGCTGATGAAATGCTCGATATTTATAATGATGATTGGAGAAGTGTTGATGTATTTATTAATGGAATACCCGAGTATGAATGGACAGGTGATCAGACAAGTCTTGATGCAGAAATAACTACAAAAGACTCACCTATTTTATCAAAAAGTGAATTCATTGAAAGGTTAAGTATTTTTGATATTGCTTTTGATCATGATGAAGATGATGACTTTTCAGAACCAGTAAATATCTATATCAAAGCAAAAGGTGATTTATTTACAGATCACAGTTTGATAGCGCATATGGATATAAATAAAACAATAAAATATGTAGGACTATAA
- a CDS encoding IS91 family transposase — translation MKQRTEHSVGEVFRRFGQAYEATHGLQKEQRKTLQDIAMCRTAYLGGHKEICCKCGNERPVYNSCGNTNCPMCQGIRRRRWLKDRLDELLPVSYFHSIFTLPHDLNPIARFNQREIYNLLFRTAADTLLYLSQKYHDATPAIIATLHTWGQDLCLHPHVHILVTSGGMKKDGTWKAGRNDYLFDVFEASEEFKKRFLRKLKNLNKHKKLVNAQGFPEIYKIIEEKPWVVNIQKPFSGAEVVVEYLSRYVYRSAIANGRITAVENSFISFDIKDYKDLDEKGIPRHKDIRMKPQEFIRRFMQHVLPKGFRRSRFYGLFAGAQRTTSKEYCKILFAELLKEFTGSERFKEDAWQPKVCDCCGYSDFKRGQDIQNERPPPILFHYQGRRLHA, via the coding sequence ATGAAACAAAGGACAGAGCATAGTGTAGGAGAGGTTTTTCGACGATTTGGTCAAGCTTACGAAGCCACACACGGATTGCAAAAAGAGCAACGAAAAACATTACAAGATATAGCTATGTGCCGAACTGCCTACCTTGGAGGACATAAGGAAATATGCTGTAAATGCGGAAATGAACGGCCAGTCTATAATTCATGCGGAAACACCAACTGTCCAATGTGTCAGGGTATACGCCGAAGAAGATGGTTAAAAGACCGATTAGATGAATTATTACCCGTATCTTATTTCCATAGTATTTTCACCCTGCCTCATGATCTGAACCCGATAGCAAGATTTAACCAAAGAGAGATTTATAACTTACTCTTCAGAACTGCCGCAGACACACTGCTTTATCTGAGTCAAAAATATCATGATGCGACTCCCGCAATTATCGCCACACTTCATACTTGGGGTCAAGATTTATGTCTCCACCCTCATGTACATATTCTGGTCACAAGTGGGGGAATGAAAAAAGATGGGACATGGAAAGCTGGAAGAAACGACTACTTATTTGACGTTTTTGAAGCCTCAGAAGAATTCAAAAAAAGGTTTCTCCGAAAACTCAAAAATCTCAACAAACATAAGAAGTTAGTGAATGCGCAAGGCTTCCCTGAAATATATAAAATCATCGAAGAGAAACCCTGGGTCGTGAATATTCAAAAACCCTTTTCAGGTGCTGAAGTTGTTGTCGAATACTTGAGTCGTTATGTTTATCGAAGTGCCATCGCTAATGGTAGAATTACAGCAGTTGAAAATTCATTCATAAGTTTTGATATCAAAGATTATAAAGATTTGGACGAGAAAGGAATTCCTCGACATAAAGATATCAGAATGAAACCTCAGGAATTCATCAGAAGATTTATGCAGCATGTACTACCCAAAGGATTTCGAAGATCAAGGTTTTATGGCCTTTTTGCAGGAGCTCAACGAACCACAAGTAAGGAATACTGTAAGATACTCTTTGCTGAACTACTCAAAGAATTCACCGGTAGCGAACGATTCAAAGAAGATGCTTGGCAACCCAAAGTCTGTGATTGCTGTGGCTACAGTGATTTTAAACGCGGCCAGGATATCCAGAATGAGAGACCTCCTCCAATACTCTTTCACTATCAGGGGAGAAGGTTACATGCATAA
- a CDS encoding integron integrase, translated as MMSNMQVFKVFLLNQKGVYEKNVEYYLKRVVQYGMFCRRNGSEPYDKVSLDAYLRSLFGRAEEWQIQQAEEAVKFYWYWRSEGKSELNVWQSDEEIRVEKLSVAFDVEKVEYLKKFEGALRLQQKSLRTIRSYVSWAERYLAHSDNKCQETEKVRDFLSYLALRHNVAASTQNQALCALVSLFKCVFQKDLGDISGSLRSKKSERLPVVLDVEEVRSLIDVTLGQEKLMMKLIYGGGLRKNECLRLRIKDLDFKRGALNIRAGKGDKDRQTLLSPKLEGEVNAHICEIKKLYDKDRTEGVEGVYLPNALVRKYPSASKDWNWFWLFPSPALSIDPMCKVKTIRRHHLSGTGLSRVLKEKCKEVGIKKRCTVHTLRHSFATHLLERGTDLRTIQELLGHEDISTTQIYTHVLSLNQSGTRSPLDDL; from the coding sequence ATGATGTCTAATATGCAAGTTTTCAAGGTGTTTTTACTTAATCAAAAAGGTGTCTATGAAAAGAACGTGGAGTATTATCTCAAGCGAGTCGTTCAGTATGGTATGTTCTGTAGAAGAAATGGTAGTGAACCTTATGATAAGGTGAGCCTAGATGCTTATTTACGGAGTTTGTTTGGGCGTGCTGAAGAGTGGCAAATTCAACAAGCGGAAGAAGCGGTGAAGTTTTATTGGTATTGGCGCTCGGAAGGAAAATCTGAATTAAATGTTTGGCAAAGTGATGAAGAAATTCGTGTAGAGAAGCTTTCAGTAGCTTTTGATGTAGAAAAAGTAGAGTATTTAAAAAAGTTTGAGGGAGCTTTGCGACTCCAGCAAAAATCTTTAAGAACGATAAGATCATATGTTTCTTGGGCGGAACGTTACTTGGCACATAGTGATAATAAATGTCAAGAAACAGAAAAAGTACGAGATTTCCTATCTTATTTAGCGCTGAGACATAATGTTGCGGCATCGACTCAGAATCAGGCCTTATGTGCTTTGGTGTCATTATTTAAATGTGTTTTCCAAAAGGACTTAGGGGATATTAGTGGAAGTTTACGCTCAAAAAAGAGTGAGCGCTTACCCGTCGTATTAGATGTTGAAGAAGTGAGGTCTTTGATTGATGTGACTCTCGGGCAGGAAAAATTAATGATGAAATTGATTTATGGAGGCGGATTAAGAAAAAATGAATGTCTGCGTTTAAGGATAAAAGATTTGGACTTCAAAAGGGGAGCACTGAACATACGAGCAGGTAAGGGGGATAAAGATCGACAAACTTTGTTAAGCCCAAAGTTAGAGGGTGAAGTTAACGCTCATATATGTGAAATAAAAAAACTTTATGATAAAGATCGAACTGAAGGGGTTGAAGGGGTTTACTTACCGAATGCCCTAGTGAGAAAATATCCATCAGCGAGTAAGGACTGGAACTGGTTTTGGTTGTTCCCGTCACCAGCATTGAGTATCGACCCCATGTGTAAAGTAAAAACTATTAGAAGACATCATTTATCTGGAACGGGATTGAGTCGTGTATTAAAAGAAAAATGTAAAGAAGTTGGAATTAAGAAACGGTGTACGGTGCATACTTTGAGGCATAGTTTTGCGACGCATTTGTTGGAGCGGGGAACTGACTTGCGGACGATCCAGGAATTGTTGGGGCATGAAGATATAAGTACGACGCAGATTTATACCCATGTGCTGAGTTTGAACCAATCGGGGACACGCAGCCCTTTGGATGATTTGTAG
- a CDS encoding SOS response-associated peptidase, whose amino-acid sequence MCGRFAVAASAAQLEEELQAMWERPNPAGPVYNACPGSWLPVMTSDDYNWQLNAKRWGLIPPWESQEIPGYINARVETLHEKAAFKSYLKRQPCLIPASGYYEWLTQDKNKVPFYLYQPDQLLLMAGIWNTILLANGSEIETFAIITRPADRRIEFIHHRMPLIYSLDNADSWLRGSIEREDYIGRSVHKLDYHQVTPEVGKPDNNFPSLMEPSQNPMGFQVDLF is encoded by the coding sequence ATGTGTGGTCGTTTTGCCGTAGCTGCTTCTGCTGCTCAGCTGGAAGAAGAACTCCAAGCCATGTGGGAGAGACCAAATCCTGCAGGGCCAGTTTATAATGCCTGTCCAGGTAGCTGGCTTCCAGTTATGACTAGTGATGATTATAATTGGCAACTGAACGCAAAACGTTGGGGACTCATCCCTCCTTGGGAATCTCAAGAGATCCCCGGCTACATCAATGCTCGTGTGGAAACCCTACACGAAAAAGCCGCTTTTAAATCCTACCTAAAACGTCAGCCCTGCCTCATTCCTGCGAGTGGCTATTACGAATGGTTAACTCAGGATAAAAACAAGGTTCCCTTTTATTTATATCAGCCCGATCAATTATTACTTATGGCCGGAATTTGGAACACCATACTCCTTGCCAATGGCTCAGAGATCGAAACCTTTGCCATCATTACCCGCCCTGCCGATCGACGTATTGAATTCATTCATCATCGCATGCCACTAATCTATTCATTGGATAATGCCGACTCTTGGCTGCGAGGCTCCATTGAACGAGAGGATTATATTGGCCGATCAGTTCACAAACTCGATTATCACCAAGTCACCCCCGAAGTTGGCAAGCCCGACAATAACTTCCCGTCCCTCATGGAACCCAGTCAAAACCCCATGGGCTTTCAAGTCGACTTGTTTTAA
- a CDS encoding type II secretion system protein, which produces MITPKRRNLSLIEVLVVIAIIGILASLLLPTLARARESARDATCKNNLKQWGVLSHIFADDNNGGIPPSYDNTWTSWDAMFKRDYSDTASAGMNHCPTFSEFNGLERSYSSNKPIMKHQVDTGSVDGDGNRSYGDLLRYNELRFPSDAFMLIDAKNWNNYGTSYPFLDSPGWAWVGMWGNLDPDTAAVGPEDYHPPFIDIDQFTGPRFRHLGDKKANVLITDGHVEGFEVHRIQGKNTANYN; this is translated from the coding sequence ATGATTACTCCAAAAAGAAGAAACTTGAGTCTTATCGAAGTACTTGTGGTTATTGCCATTATTGGAATTCTTGCTTCCCTCCTCCTTCCCACGCTTGCAAGAGCTCGTGAATCTGCACGAGATGCTACTTGTAAAAACAACTTAAAACAATGGGGCGTACTATCGCATATTTTTGCAGATGATAATAATGGTGGTATCCCCCCATCATATGACAATACTTGGACTTCATGGGATGCTATGTTTAAAAGAGATTACTCAGACACGGCTTCAGCTGGAATGAATCATTGTCCAACTTTTAGCGAATTTAATGGCCTCGAACGCAGTTACAGCTCGAATAAACCTATTATGAAACACCAAGTTGATACTGGCTCAGTAGATGGTGATGGCAATCGTTCATACGGCGACTTACTTCGGTACAATGAACTCAGATTCCCATCTGATGCTTTCATGCTGATAGATGCTAAAAACTGGAACAATTATGGTACTTCATATCCCTTTCTTGATTCTCCTGGTTGGGCCTGGGTAGGTATGTGGGGTAATCTTGATCCCGATACGGCTGCAGTTGGCCCCGAAGATTATCATCCTCCTTTCATAGATATAGATCAATTCACTGGCCCTCGTTTTCGACATTTAGGTGATAAAAAAGCCAATGTATTAATTACTGATGGTCATGTAGAGGGTTTCGAAGTTCATCGTATACAAGGAAAAAATACTGCAAATTATAATTAA
- a CDS encoding RNA polymerase sigma factor: MSEDRYVTSQTLLMRAKNPDDHQAWNDFVDFYKRFIYHILHKMSINFNDFDDLVQVVLLRLWESLKNYEKQDCKFRSWLSQVTRNTVLNYLDKQQRQNKRQEQMGELQDMQLKLNSYGDGELERMIENEWRAYVSTMALENIKKLFSGVAVEAFLMSQKEVPGDKIGEELGIKKESAYVLISRVKSKFVAEMKRLIHEMEI; this comes from the coding sequence ATGTCAGAAGATCGCTATGTTACGAGTCAAACCTTATTGATGCGAGCAAAAAATCCTGATGATCACCAAGCTTGGAATGATTTTGTAGATTTTTATAAACGTTTTATATACCACATTCTCCATAAAATGAGTATTAATTTTAATGATTTTGACGACCTAGTTCAGGTCGTCTTGTTGCGTTTATGGGAGAGTCTAAAAAATTACGAAAAGCAGGACTGTAAATTCCGTTCTTGGTTGAGTCAAGTGACACGTAATACAGTCTTGAACTACCTCGATAAGCAACAGCGTCAGAATAAACGCCAAGAACAAATGGGCGAGCTTCAAGATATGCAGTTAAAACTTAATTCCTATGGTGATGGCGAACTGGAACGCATGATTGAAAATGAATGGCGAGCTTATGTAAGCACGATGGCCCTAGAAAATATTAAAAAGCTTTTTTCAGGTGTGGCAGTAGAGGCTTTTTTGATGAGTCAAAAAGAAGTGCCTGGAGATAAGATTGGGGAAGAACTTGGCATCAAAAAAGAATCAGCCTATGTTCTAATTTCGAGAGTGAAATCAAAATTTGTTGCCGAGATGAAACGTTTGATTCACGAAATGGAAATTTAA